A genomic window from Paenibacillus sp. FSL K6-0276 includes:
- a CDS encoding Gfo/Idh/MocA family oxidoreductase, with protein sequence MRKVKVGIVGCGNISSIYFENLNGTFVNTEVYACSDLDKGRAEQAAEKYGVPHVWTTEQLIASEEIEIVVNLTTPNFHFDVCKQALLAGKHVYVEKPLSLSLENGTELVRLAKEKNLFLGCAPDTFLGGGLQTCSKLIADGYIGQPVAATAFMLCHGHESWHPDPEFYYKAGGGPMFDMGPYYLTALVSLLGPAKTVCGITKTSFPHRTITSEKKFGKVIDVEVPTHVAGTIEFDSGAVATMITSFDTWHSTLPRIEIYGSLGTLIVPDPNNFGGPILMRPANSPEFQEIPLIYNYADNSRGIGVADMARCIDTGETPRANGELANHVLEIMHAFHTSSDSKRYAELVTSCEQPKPLPLGLVKGYLG encoded by the coding sequence TTGCGCAAAGTGAAGGTAGGTATAGTCGGCTGCGGAAACATCAGCAGCATTTATTTTGAAAATTTGAATGGGACCTTCGTTAATACTGAGGTTTATGCTTGTTCCGACTTGGATAAAGGACGAGCAGAGCAAGCGGCGGAGAAATATGGAGTTCCTCATGTATGGACGACAGAGCAATTAATTGCTTCGGAAGAGATTGAAATTGTCGTTAATCTAACAACGCCTAATTTTCATTTTGACGTGTGTAAGCAAGCCTTACTAGCAGGTAAACATGTGTATGTGGAGAAGCCATTATCCCTTTCCTTGGAGAATGGCACCGAGCTAGTTCGCCTTGCGAAGGAAAAAAACCTGTTCCTCGGCTGCGCACCAGATACTTTTCTCGGAGGTGGTCTGCAAACCTGCAGTAAGCTGATTGCGGATGGATATATCGGACAGCCGGTGGCGGCAACTGCCTTTATGCTCTGTCATGGACATGAAAGCTGGCATCCTGATCCGGAATTCTATTATAAAGCCGGTGGCGGACCCATGTTTGACATGGGACCCTACTATTTAACCGCGCTGGTGTCCTTGTTGGGCCCAGCTAAAACAGTATGCGGTATCACTAAAACCTCCTTTCCTCATAGAACGATCACTAGCGAAAAGAAGTTTGGTAAAGTCATTGATGTAGAAGTACCTACACATGTTGCTGGAACGATTGAGTTTGACAGTGGTGCCGTGGCAACGATGATCACTAGCTTCGATACTTGGCACAGCACTTTGCCGAGAATCGAGATCTACGGATCGCTAGGAACTTTGATCGTACCGGACCCCAACAACTTCGGAGGGCCGATCCTTATGCGCCCGGCTAACAGCCCGGAATTCCAAGAGATCCCGCTTATCTACAATTATGCAGATAACAGTAGAGGCATAGGAGTAGCGGATATGGCCCGCTGCATCGACACGGGGGAAACGCCGCGCGCAAACGGAGAACTCGCCAATCACGTACTTGAGATTATGCATGCATTCCATACAAGTTCCGACTCTAAGCGGTATGCGGAGCTGGTCACTAGCTGCGAGCAGCCCAAGCCACTGCCGCTGGGCTTAGTTAAAGGGTATTTAGGATAG
- a CDS encoding FMN-dependent NADH-azoreductase, whose translation MTTVLFVKANNRPADQSVSVRLYEAFLASYKESHPNDTVVELDLYNEELPYVGADMINGTFKSSRGLDLTVEEAKAVAVADKYLDPFLAADKVVFGFPLWNLTIPAVLHTYIDYLNRAGKTFKYTPEGPVGLIGNKKIVLLNASGGVYSEGPKADVEMAVKYVTSMMSFFGVKDMETIVIEGHNQFPDKAEVIIAEGLEKAVKVSSTF comes from the coding sequence ATGACAACAGTTTTATTTGTAAAAGCAAACAATCGCCCAGCGGATCAGTCGGTTAGTGTTAGATTATATGAGGCATTTTTAGCGAGCTATAAAGAATCACATCCAAATGATACAGTGGTAGAGCTGGATTTATACAATGAGGAATTGCCTTACGTAGGAGCAGATATGATTAACGGTACATTTAAGTCTAGTAGAGGATTAGATTTAACAGTAGAAGAAGCAAAAGCAGTAGCTGTTGCTGATAAATATTTAGATCCATTCCTTGCAGCCGATAAAGTCGTATTTGGTTTCCCTTTATGGAATTTAACCATCCCAGCTGTACTACACACATATATTGATTACCTAAACCGCGCGGGCAAAACATTTAAATATACGCCAGAAGGTCCAGTGGGTCTTATTGGAAATAAAAAAATAGTATTATTAAACGCAAGTGGCGGTGTATATTCTGAGGGACCAAAAGCTGATGTAGAAATGGCTGTTAAATATGTAACAAGTATGATGAGCTTCTTCGGTGTAAAAGACATGGAGACCATTGTGATTGAAGGACACAACCAATTCCCTGATAAAGCAGAAGTGATTATTGCTGAAGGGCTTGAAAAGGCTGTTAAAGTATCAAGTACGTTCTAA
- a CDS encoding ThuA domain-containing protein, with protein MTKKALIVKGGWDGHEPNEVAAIFAGILEDEGFEVEVSDTLESFNGAEKLADLSLIVPVWTMGEISNDQASSVLKAVASGVGIAGCHGGMCDSFRNNTEWQFLTGSQWVAHPFNDGVEYEVNIVHSGSSPIVEGIQDFKVKSEQYYLHVDPAVDVLATTAFVMSEGEHSANGVITMPVVYTKKWGKGKVFYNSLGHHADVFDIPEAKELMRKGFLWAAN; from the coding sequence ATGACGAAGAAGGCATTGATTGTAAAAGGTGGATGGGATGGGCATGAACCAAATGAAGTAGCCGCAATTTTTGCTGGCATTCTAGAGGATGAAGGCTTTGAAGTTGAAGTGTCTGATACGCTGGAGAGCTTCAACGGTGCAGAGAAGCTTGCGGACTTAAGCCTTATTGTACCGGTATGGACCATGGGAGAAATCAGCAATGATCAGGCATCTTCGGTTCTGAAGGCAGTAGCTTCTGGAGTAGGAATTGCCGGTTGTCATGGAGGGATGTGCGACTCTTTCCGTAACAATACAGAGTGGCAATTTTTGACCGGGTCACAATGGGTAGCGCATCCATTTAATGATGGGGTAGAGTACGAAGTTAATATCGTACACTCCGGCTCAAGTCCCATTGTGGAGGGCATCCAAGACTTCAAGGTGAAATCGGAACAATATTATTTACATGTGGATCCTGCGGTGGATGTTTTGGCAACAACTGCGTTTGTGATGAGTGAGGGTGAGCATTCAGCGAATGGTGTCATCACGATGCCCGTTGTATATACGAAGAAATGGGGAAAAGGGAAGGTTTTCTATAATTCACTTGGACATCATGCAGATGTTTTCGATATTCCAGAAGCCAAGGAACTGATGCGAAAAGGCTTTTTATGGGCGGCTAACTAA
- a CDS encoding MFS transporter: MERLWTKNFIMLTITALLLFSGFYLLMPTLPMFIKQLGGSESQVGLIIGVFTISAVIFRPIIGGLMDRYGRRVFIISGLLFFAITMYFYDWVTGIMFLVVLRILHGVSWAVATTSIGTAVTDVIPQSRRGEGMGWYGLAMTLGMALGPIVGLWVTKSYSFHYLFLLCTVLALIAFILGFGAKVPAVQNTSKKPISFFEKTVLPIAIVTFFLSFTFGGITTFLPLFAANIEVNTGTFFLVYAVTLAVIRPLTGKISDKYGEGVIIVPALFILIVALFVLTMSKGLIGVVITAILYGIGFGSAQPALQVAMIRLAPPVKRGVANATFLTAFDLGIGLGAILLGFVSQLMGYQMVFITCAISGFISLVLFILFVKKTLKTT; encoded by the coding sequence ATGGAACGTTTATGGACAAAAAACTTTATCATGCTGACCATTACAGCTTTATTACTATTTAGTGGTTTTTATTTACTAATGCCAACACTGCCTATGTTTATCAAACAATTAGGTGGAAGTGAATCTCAAGTTGGATTAATTATTGGAGTGTTTACAATATCGGCAGTAATTTTCCGTCCTATTATTGGAGGATTAATGGATCGGTATGGTCGACGAGTATTTATAATAAGCGGATTACTATTTTTTGCAATAACAATGTATTTTTATGATTGGGTAACAGGCATTATGTTTTTAGTAGTATTACGTATCCTCCATGGAGTCAGCTGGGCAGTTGCTACAACTTCGATAGGAACGGCTGTGACTGATGTTATTCCACAATCTCGTCGTGGAGAAGGAATGGGATGGTATGGACTAGCAATGACATTAGGAATGGCATTAGGACCAATCGTTGGTCTTTGGGTAACAAAATCATATTCATTTCATTACCTATTTCTTCTATGTACAGTATTAGCATTGATTGCATTCATACTTGGATTTGGTGCGAAAGTTCCAGCAGTTCAAAATACATCAAAAAAACCAATATCATTTTTTGAAAAAACAGTTTTACCTATTGCTATTGTTACATTTTTCTTATCTTTTACTTTTGGAGGCATAACAACATTTTTACCACTGTTTGCTGCAAACATAGAAGTTAATACGGGTACTTTTTTCTTAGTCTATGCAGTCACACTTGCAGTAATTAGACCACTTACAGGGAAGATTTCCGATAAATATGGGGAAGGGGTCATTATTGTTCCTGCTCTTTTCATTCTGATAGTCGCACTATTCGTCCTAACAATGTCTAAAGGACTTATTGGAGTAGTTATTACTGCTATTTTGTACGGAATTGGATTCGGATCAGCACAACCGGCTCTTCAAGTAGCGATGATTCGATTAGCTCCACCAGTGAAAAGAGGTGTAGCGAACGCTACATTCTTAACTGCTTTTGATTTAGGAATTGGTTTAGGAGCTATTCTACTAGGATTTGTTTCACAGCTCATGGGATATCAGATGGTATTTATTACTTGTGCAATATCTGGGTTTATTAGTCTGGTGCTTTTTATTTTGTTTGTAAAAAAGACACTAAAAACAACCTGA
- a CDS encoding AraC family transcriptional regulator: MSNEFDFIAHWHNDLEIVYVFEGSIRMGINSEMRVLKTGDMAICSSGDIHYYDSKSSSSKIMMVIFNPSLIGFPGGWPLNVRLTSPFIEKRIATREEEVGINKRLPLILQELMGEYNQKLEYHEQVIIGLLHEWSGLILRHVPLDKINPQKDKRRITNMKIMQGVLEYLDVNYMHPITLADAARQANMSLFYFSRFFKSLSGMSYIAYLSNIRVNQAEQLLLTTDKSILDIALECGFTNIRTFNRVFKQIKQRTPSELR; encoded by the coding sequence GTGTCTAATGAATTTGATTTTATAGCCCACTGGCATAACGATCTTGAGATAGTCTATGTATTTGAAGGTTCAATTCGGATGGGAATCAATTCTGAAATGAGGGTCTTGAAAACAGGTGATATGGCTATATGCAGCAGTGGAGACATCCACTACTATGACAGTAAAAGCAGCAGCTCCAAGATAATGATGGTTATATTCAATCCTTCTTTAATCGGTTTTCCTGGAGGATGGCCCCTGAATGTGAGACTGACTTCACCATTTATTGAGAAACGAATAGCTACACGAGAAGAAGAGGTAGGTATCAACAAACGTCTTCCTCTGATCCTGCAGGAACTTATGGGTGAATATAATCAAAAGCTGGAATATCATGAACAGGTAATCATTGGCCTATTGCACGAGTGGAGCGGACTCATTTTACGGCATGTTCCTTTGGATAAGATTAATCCACAGAAAGATAAAAGACGCATCACTAACATGAAGATTATGCAAGGGGTTCTTGAATACCTCGACGTCAACTACATGCATCCCATCACACTTGCTGACGCTGCAAGGCAAGCCAATATGAGCCTCTTTTATTTCTCCCGCTTCTTCAAGAGTCTTTCGGGTATGAGCTATATTGCGTACCTTAGCAACATCCGAGTCAACCAGGCAGAACAGCTGCTGCTGACCACAGACAAATCCATTTTGGATATCGCCCTGGAGTGCGGTTTCACTAATATCCGTACCTTCAACAGAGTATTTAAACAGATTAAACAACGGACTCCAAGTGAACTGCGTTAA
- a CDS encoding nucleoside transporter C-terminal domain-containing protein, with protein sequence MQTVPVKRDPTSIGTVCIYIVSLLRIIIDVPWYESLTAGNFIGPKLIINEFVAYSNFAPLIDTLSQKSVVIISFALCGFANFSSLRILLGGLGKLSPKRRPDIARLGVKAIIAGALASCLSAAIAGMIIS encoded by the coding sequence ATCCAAACAGTCCCTGTGAAAAGAGATCCTACATCCATTGGGACTGTTTGTATTTATATAGTGTCCCTTTTGCGAATTATAATTGACGTTCCTTGGTATGAATCTTTGACAGCAGGTAACTTCATCGGTCCAAAATTAATCATTAATGAATTTGTGGCATACAGTAATTTCGCTCCACTTATTGATACTTTATCTCAAAAATCAGTGGTGATTATAAGCTTTGCACTTTGTGGTTTCGCTAACTTTTCTTCTCTAAGAATTTTACTTGGAGGACTTGGCAAACTGTCACCTAAACGCAGACCGGACATTGCTCGCTTAGGTGTAAAAGCCATCATCGCTGGCGCACTAGCATCTTGTTTAAGCGCCGCTATTGCAGGTATGATTATCAGTTAA
- a CDS encoding sugar phosphate isomerase/epimerase family protein, translated as MIKPIITNKIGVIVDSFQVGVKEGLRKAKEAGADGVQIYAVQGEFDPANLSQSVRREWKDYIASLGLEISALVGDLGGHGFQDPAQNRAKIEKSKRIMELAKELGTDIVTTHIGIVPANPDSKIYETMHIACEELSRYAHEMNSYFAIETGPEPAACLKTFLDGLGSRGVSVNFDPANMVMVTGDDPVQGVHTLKDYIVHTHAKDGLKLADIDPRDVYGQYGYEAPALDHEKMAEMAETGSAFREVPLGAGSVDWNNYLQALNDIGYTGFLTIEREVGTNPEEDIRQAVNFLKGFRV; from the coding sequence ATGATTAAACCAATTATCACTAACAAAATCGGCGTCATCGTAGACAGCTTTCAGGTCGGAGTGAAAGAGGGATTGCGCAAGGCAAAAGAAGCTGGGGCAGATGGAGTTCAGATTTATGCGGTGCAAGGCGAATTTGATCCCGCTAACCTTTCTCAGTCAGTCCGCCGTGAATGGAAGGATTACATCGCTTCGCTGGGTCTCGAAATTTCTGCCCTCGTCGGAGATTTGGGCGGACATGGTTTTCAGGACCCTGCACAGAACCGTGCCAAAATCGAAAAGTCCAAACGCATTATGGAACTGGCCAAGGAGCTAGGTACAGATATAGTAACTACACATATCGGTATTGTTCCCGCTAATCCGGACAGTAAAATCTATGAAACCATGCACATCGCCTGCGAGGAACTCAGCAGATATGCACATGAGATGAATTCTTACTTTGCGATTGAGACTGGGCCGGAACCCGCTGCGTGTCTGAAGACGTTCCTAGACGGTCTGGGTTCCAGAGGGGTTTCTGTCAATTTTGATCCGGCCAATATGGTGATGGTGACTGGTGATGATCCCGTGCAAGGTGTTCATACACTAAAAGACTACATTGTACACACCCATGCTAAAGATGGTCTCAAACTTGCCGATATCGATCCGCGCGATGTTTACGGTCAATATGGTTATGAAGCACCAGCATTAGACCATGAGAAGATGGCTGAAATGGCCGAGACCGGCTCGGCGTTCCGTGAAGTTCCACTTGGAGCAGGTTCTGTCGACTGGAACAATTATCTGCAAGCGCTGAACGACATCGGTTATACAGGATTCCTGACCATAGAACGGGAAGTTGGCACTAATCCAGAGGAAGATATCCGCCAGGCTGTGAATTTTTTAAAGGGTTTTCGGGTCTGA
- a CDS encoding DUF3238 domain-containing protein — MTNIVKIRASVFIPISWTDPRKDAETGNVIQFEGDSREFTPYAVNAMRSRVEQEVVVDFYKKEIFTYANTGITTERVTTPDGSVNKKTGKASTDGILCTDIVWGSDDVKFQMSASASNPLNAYAPPVDYLLIVHVKKDGTVDMQGAHDGFPCFEFYKQVNFGPFEQMYTHDFRETGDTPAAMAGEMEYSFKKIL, encoded by the coding sequence ATGACTAATATTGTTAAAATTAGAGCTAGTGTATTTATTCCAATATCTTGGACTGATCCTAGAAAGGATGCAGAAACAGGAAACGTGATCCAATTTGAAGGTGACTCACGCGAATTCACACCCTATGCTGTCAACGCTATGCGTTCCAGAGTTGAACAAGAAGTAGTTGTGGATTTTTACAAAAAAGAAATTTTCACATATGCAAATACTGGCATTACAACAGAAAGAGTTACAACTCCAGATGGTTCTGTTAATAAAAAAACAGGAAAAGCTAGTACAGATGGTATTTTGTGCACTGATATTGTATGGGGTTCTGATGACGTCAAGTTTCAAATGAGTGCAAGTGCTAGCAATCCATTAAATGCATATGCACCTCCTGTTGACTATCTATTAATAGTCCATGTCAAAAAAGATGGTACTGTCGATATGCAAGGAGCACACGATGGATTTCCTTGTTTTGAATTTTATAAGCAAGTGAACTTTGGACCGTTTGAACAAATGTATACGCACGATTTCAGAGAAACTGGTGATACTCCTGCAGCTATGGCTGGAGAAATGGAGTATAGTTTTAAAAAAATATTATAA
- a CDS encoding sugar phosphate isomerase/epimerase family protein yields MKLGISTYSLHSAFSTGELTLEGVIETIADLGAEHAEIVPLGINLVENPELIDQIVRTAAGRGLELSNYAIGANFAGLETAERQREVERVKREVDVCAALGIQRMRHDVASSNDLSITHFLEELPHLAEACREIADYAAGLGITTSVENHGYFIQHSDRVQALVHAVGRDNFRTTLDIGNFLCADENPLIAVTNNIKLASMVHFKDFYIRPQDRQPGEGWFQSSGGNWLRGSIVGQGDIDMPSVIRIVKESGYDGYISVEFEGMEECRKGTRLGLEYIKRVWSQI; encoded by the coding sequence ATGAAGTTAGGAATCAGCACTTACAGTCTGCATTCAGCTTTTTCGACGGGTGAGCTCACGCTTGAAGGTGTCATTGAGACGATCGCCGATCTGGGCGCGGAGCATGCGGAGATTGTACCCTTGGGCATCAATTTGGTTGAAAATCCTGAGCTAATTGATCAGATCGTACGAACGGCAGCGGGTCGTGGACTAGAGTTGTCCAATTATGCTATCGGGGCGAACTTTGCCGGGCTGGAGACAGCGGAAAGACAGCGGGAAGTCGAGCGGGTAAAGCGGGAAGTAGACGTCTGTGCGGCATTAGGCATTCAGCGGATGCGGCATGATGTAGCCTCGTCAAATGATCTATCAATCACGCATTTTTTGGAAGAGCTTCCACATTTGGCTGAAGCCTGCCGAGAAATTGCCGATTATGCCGCAGGTTTGGGCATTACGACCAGTGTGGAGAATCATGGATACTTTATTCAGCACAGCGATCGTGTACAGGCGTTGGTTCACGCAGTAGGAAGAGACAACTTCCGTACAACACTCGACATTGGCAACTTCCTGTGCGCAGATGAGAACCCACTTATTGCTGTGACTAACAACATCAAGCTTGCTTCGATGGTGCATTTCAAAGATTTTTATATTCGTCCGCAAGACCGCCAGCCTGGCGAAGGTTGGTTCCAGTCCTCCGGTGGGAACTGGTTGAGAGGTTCCATCGTTGGTCAAGGAGACATCGATATGCCGAGTGTAATTCGAATCGTTAAGGAAAGCGGTTACGACGGATATATCTCTGTAGAATTTGAGGGAATGGAAGAGTGCCGCAAGGGCACAAGACTTGGGTTGGAATACATCAAGCGGGTTTGGAGCCAAATCTAA
- a CDS encoding Gfo/Idh/MocA family oxidoreductase, with product MDMIKIGVIGTGSISGMHLSAYRNNPQTTIYAVCDLNEERARAVATEYNVEKVYTDYRELLANSEIDAVSICTWNNSHAEISIAALEAGKHVLVEKPLCRTVEEALQVQQAVEKSGKTLQVGFVRRYDSNAQLLQTLVEQGEFGEIYYAKATTFRRLGNPGGWFSDIERSGGGPLIDIGVHVIDLCWYLMGRPNPVSVSANTYRKLGNRSNIKNLSFYKAADYDAANNTVEDLANALIRFENGASLMVDVSFTLHVKEDERSVRLYGDKGGFEIDPEIVIVKEQADTIVNTYPQTDHKGFEFNSAFQNEINHFANNISTGATPISPVQDGVTIMKILGAIYESAAKGEEVKL from the coding sequence ATGGATATGATCAAAATTGGCGTAATAGGAACCGGCTCTATCTCCGGCATGCACTTAAGTGCTTACCGGAATAATCCGCAGACAACCATATATGCGGTATGTGACCTGAATGAAGAGCGTGCACGAGCTGTTGCTACTGAGTATAACGTGGAAAAAGTATACACGGATTATCGTGAACTGCTGGCTAATTCCGAAATAGATGCAGTCAGCATCTGCACATGGAACAACTCTCATGCTGAGATCAGCATCGCGGCGCTTGAGGCAGGCAAGCATGTACTTGTGGAAAAGCCGCTTTGCCGCACGGTTGAAGAAGCGCTTCAAGTTCAGCAGGCAGTGGAAAAGAGCGGCAAAACTTTGCAAGTAGGCTTTGTACGACGTTATGACTCCAATGCCCAGCTACTTCAGACATTGGTGGAACAAGGAGAATTCGGCGAAATCTACTATGCGAAGGCGACGACGTTCCGGAGACTCGGCAATCCCGGCGGCTGGTTCAGTGATATTGAACGCTCCGGCGGCGGACCACTGATAGATATCGGCGTCCACGTGATCGATCTGTGCTGGTATTTGATGGGCCGTCCGAACCCAGTATCGGTAAGTGCCAATACCTACCGGAAGCTTGGCAATCGTTCTAATATCAAGAATCTTTCTTTCTATAAAGCGGCTGATTACGATGCAGCGAACAATACGGTGGAAGATTTAGCAAATGCACTAATTCGTTTTGAGAATGGAGCTTCGCTGATGGTCGATGTTAGCTTTACACTGCATGTTAAGGAAGACGAGCGCTCGGTGCGCCTGTACGGTGACAAGGGTGGTTTTGAAATTGATCCTGAGATAGTCATCGTCAAAGAACAGGCGGATACGATCGTCAATACTTATCCGCAGACCGATCATAAGGGGTTTGAGTTCAACAGTGCATTCCAGAATGAAATTAATCATTTTGCGAACAACATCAGCACCGGCGCTACACCGATTAGTCCTGTGCAAGACGGCGTTACAATCATGAAAATACTCGGTGCGATCTATGAATCCGCAGCCAAAGGTGAAGAGGTGAAACTATGA
- a CDS encoding MarR family transcriptional regulator yields the protein MTQEVFSELDLTSLLSLSLSTSINELHDRLRELGFGDIRPVHGFMFKCITPNGATGIELAEYLGISKQAVSKMVDYLEKSGYVMRKTHPTDMRGKIIILTERGWLVVKEKEKILTEIEQRWIENIGTERLQMLKEDLTRLVYEANEDKLPTRLRPVW from the coding sequence ATGACTCAGGAAGTATTTAGTGAATTGGATCTGACATCACTTTTATCATTATCCTTAAGTACATCAATTAATGAACTACATGATAGATTGCGTGAATTAGGATTTGGAGATATTAGACCTGTACATGGTTTTATGTTTAAATGTATTACTCCAAACGGAGCAACAGGTATAGAACTCGCTGAATATTTAGGAATTTCTAAACAAGCTGTAAGTAAAATGGTGGATTATCTTGAGAAAAGTGGTTATGTAATGCGCAAAACTCATCCCACTGATATGAGAGGGAAAATTATTATTTTGACCGAACGAGGTTGGTTAGTAGTGAAAGAAAAAGAGAAGATACTAACAGAGATTGAGCAACGTTGGATTGAAAACATAGGTACCGAACGACTTCAAATGCTCAAAGAAGATCTAACAAGACTTGTTTATGAAGCAAATGAAGATAAATTACCAACGAGATTAAGACCTGTCTGGTAA